In one Sphingobacterium daejeonense genomic region, the following are encoded:
- the trpB gene encoding tryptophan synthase subunit beta has translation MSKYQVNNKGYYGPFGGAYIPEMLYPNVEELQQQYLKIIEDPSFQEEFEDLLRNYVGRPSPLYHAKRLSEKYNARIFLKREDLNHTGAHKINNTIGQILLAEKLGKKRIIAETGAGQHGVATATVCALKGLECVVYMGEIDIERQAPNVARMKMMGAKVVAATSGSKTLKDATNEALRDWINNPVDTHYIIGSVVGPHPYPDMVARFQSIISEETKIQLLEKTGKETPDIVMACVGGGSNAAGMFYHFLDDEDVKIIAVEAAGHGVNSGESAATTVLGNEGVLHGSRSILMQTEDGQVIEPYSISAGLDYPGIGPQHAWLFKSGRGEYVSATDEEAMQAGLQLTKLEGIIPAIESSHALAHLEKMNFKGDETVVICLSGRGDKDLDNYMKYFGF, from the coding sequence ATGAGCAAATATCAAGTAAATAACAAAGGTTACTACGGTCCATTTGGCGGAGCCTATATTCCCGAAATGCTGTATCCCAATGTTGAAGAACTACAACAACAATATTTAAAGATTATTGAGGATCCATCCTTCCAAGAAGAATTTGAAGATCTCTTACGCAATTATGTTGGGCGACCTTCTCCTCTTTATCATGCCAAGAGACTTTCTGAAAAATACAATGCGAGGATTTTCCTTAAGCGTGAGGATCTAAATCATACTGGAGCCCATAAAATCAACAATACGATAGGCCAAATATTATTGGCTGAAAAACTTGGCAAGAAGCGGATTATTGCTGAAACAGGGGCCGGTCAACATGGTGTTGCTACGGCGACGGTATGTGCCTTGAAAGGGTTGGAATGTGTTGTTTACATGGGAGAGATTGATATTGAGAGACAAGCTCCAAATGTTGCACGCATGAAAATGATGGGTGCCAAAGTAGTTGCCGCGACTTCTGGCAGCAAAACTTTAAAAGATGCTACCAATGAAGCCTTAAGGGATTGGATTAACAATCCGGTCGATACGCATTATATTATTGGTTCGGTAGTGGGTCCACATCCATATCCAGATATGGTTGCACGTTTTCAATCTATTATATCTGAGGAAACGAAAATTCAGTTATTGGAAAAAACGGGCAAGGAGACACCAGATATTGTCATGGCATGTGTTGGTGGTGGTTCAAATGCTGCGGGGATGTTTTATCATTTTTTGGATGACGAGGATGTTAAAATCATTGCTGTTGAAGCTGCCGGTCATGGTGTTAACAGCGGCGAATCGGCAGCTACGACAGTCCTTGGAAATGAAGGTGTACTGCATGGATCTAGATCTATCCTTATGCAAACAGAAGATGGTCAAGTTATAGAGCCCTATTCCATTTCCGCAGGATTGGATTATCCTGGCATCGGACCTCAACATGCTTGGCTTTTTAAATCAGGCCGTGGAGAATATGTTAGTGCGACTGACGAAGAAGCGATGCAAGCAGGATTGCAACTTACCAAATTAGAAGGTATTATCCCAGCTATCGAAAGTTCACATGCACTAGCTCACCTAGAAAAGATGAACTTTAAAGGTGATGAAACTGTTGTAATCTGTCTCTCTGGGCGCGGAGACAAAGATTTGGATAATTACATGAAATATTTTGGTTTTTAG
- a CDS encoding phosphoribosylanthranilate isomerase, which translates to MKDLSLDAIQLHGSESPEMVVQLKEKTGLEIIKAFGIGENFDWSELKPYLENVDYFLFDSKSSAFGGTGQTFDWEKLRVYPFDKPYFLSGGLSLDNLNEAIGFTDHRLIGLDLNSKFEIEPGLKDIEKLKLALKIIRNEQISSK; encoded by the coding sequence GTGAAGGACCTTTCTCTTGATGCTATCCAGTTGCATGGCTCTGAAAGTCCAGAAATGGTGGTCCAGCTTAAGGAAAAAACAGGCTTAGAAATTATCAAAGCATTTGGGATAGGTGAAAATTTCGATTGGAGCGAATTAAAGCCCTATCTGGAAAATGTAGATTATTTTTTGTTTGACAGCAAAAGCTCAGCTTTTGGAGGTACAGGTCAAACTTTTGATTGGGAAAAACTAAGAGTATACCCATTCGATAAACCATATTTCCTGAGTGGAGGCTTGTCCTTGGACAATCTCAATGAAGCAATTGGTTTTACGGACCACCGCTTAATCGGTTTGGATTTAAATTCTAAATTTGAAATTGAGCCTGGTCTAAAGGATATTGAAAAATTAAAATTAGCATTGAAAATCATACGTAATGAGCAAATATCAAGTAAATAA
- the trpD gene encoding anthranilate phosphoribosyltransferase, whose protein sequence is MKEILAHLFEYKSFSRKEAYDILTNIATGKYDNHQIAAFMTIYGMRSIRVEELGGFRDAMYDLCNKVDFNGYDLIDMCGTGGDGKNTFNISTLASFVVAGAGYHVAKHGNVGVSSSCGSSNVMEYLGYTFTTDKDVLEKQLETSNICFLHAPLFHPAMKTVAPIRRALAVKTFFNMLGPLTNPANPKFQSVGVFSLELARLYAYLYQNTDKQYSIMHALDGYDEISLTGDFKVINNQGDNYYTVDELGFNAVNPNDLAGGDSIEEAAKIFRQIIEGKGNDIQNNVVLTNAAFGIKTFHPEKSFGDCYYEAESSLLGLKAFNSFKTLVNA, encoded by the coding sequence ATGAAAGAAATACTAGCGCATCTATTCGAATATAAGTCCTTCAGCAGAAAAGAGGCTTATGACATCCTTACAAATATTGCTACTGGCAAATACGACAATCATCAGATTGCTGCCTTTATGACTATCTATGGTATGCGCAGTATCCGCGTAGAGGAATTGGGAGGTTTTAGAGATGCCATGTATGACCTATGCAACAAAGTAGACTTCAATGGGTATGACCTGATTGATATGTGTGGAACTGGTGGTGATGGAAAAAACACCTTCAATATCTCGACATTAGCCTCCTTTGTTGTTGCTGGTGCAGGTTATCATGTTGCAAAACATGGAAATGTAGGCGTATCATCAAGCTGTGGTTCTTCCAATGTTATGGAGTATTTGGGTTATACATTTACGACAGACAAGGATGTCCTTGAAAAACAATTGGAGACTTCCAATATTTGTTTTTTACATGCTCCCCTATTCCATCCTGCGATGAAAACAGTTGCACCAATCAGAAGAGCACTGGCTGTAAAAACTTTCTTTAATATGTTAGGTCCTTTAACCAATCCTGCAAATCCTAAATTTCAATCTGTTGGAGTTTTTAGTTTAGAACTTGCTAGACTATATGCTTATCTCTACCAAAATACGGACAAACAATATAGCATTATGCATGCATTGGACGGATATGATGAGATTTCATTGACTGGAGATTTCAAGGTTATCAATAATCAGGGTGATAATTATTACACTGTAGATGAGCTTGGATTCAATGCTGTCAATCCAAATGATTTAGCAGGAGGAGATTCTATCGAAGAGGCAGCAAAAATCTTCAGACAAATAATTGAAGGCAAAGGGAATGATATTCAAAACAATGTTGTTCTGACCAATGCAGCATTTGGCATCAAGACTTTCCATCCAGAAAAGAGTTTTGGCGACTGTTATTATGAGGCAGAATCTTCATTGCTGGGGTTGAAAGCATTTAATAGTTTTAAAACATTAGTCAATGCCTAA
- a CDS encoding DUF2795 domain-containing protein → MYWTLELASHLEDAPWPATKDELIDYAIRSGAPVEVIENLQALEDDGEPYENIEEIWPDYPTKDDFFFNEDEY, encoded by the coding sequence ATGTATTGGACACTTGAATTAGCTTCTCATTTAGAAGACGCTCCATGGCCAGCGACAAAAGATGAATTAATTGATTACGCTATACGCTCAGGAGCACCAGTTGAAGTGATTGAGAATCTTCAAGCGTTGGAAGATGATGGTGAACCTTATGAAAACATCGAGGAAATCTGGCCAGATTACCCAACAAAAGATGATTTCTTCTTCAACGAAGACGAATATTAA
- a CDS encoding lysophospholipid acyltransferase family protein translates to MFFKSIDIPVKRESKISAFKAFKRATELLKEGKSIVIFPEGKIDDEFPPMLHKFKAGPFKMAIENNIAILPVVIHNAYEIMWDDGSRFGSKPGVIEISVLKPIYFNGTENQKYDSIEIEVYEKMSKVWNRES, encoded by the coding sequence ATTTTCTTCAAATCGATTGATATTCCAGTAAAACGGGAGAGTAAGATCTCTGCATTTAAAGCATTTAAGCGCGCTACTGAACTTTTAAAGGAGGGAAAATCGATTGTTATCTTTCCGGAGGGGAAAATAGACGATGAATTTCCGCCGATGCTCCATAAATTCAAAGCTGGACCCTTTAAAATGGCAATTGAGAACAATATTGCGATCTTACCTGTTGTTATTCACAATGCCTATGAAATAATGTGGGATGATGGTTCGAGATTTGGATCAAAACCAGGAGTAATTGAGATTTCGGTACTGAAGCCGATTTATTTTAATGGTACTGAAAATCAGAAATATGATTCTATCGAAATAGAAGTTTATGAAAAAATGAGTAAAGTATGGAATAGGGAGTCTTGA